In Aedes albopictus strain Foshan chromosome 3, AalbF5, whole genome shotgun sequence, the following are encoded in one genomic region:
- the LOC109422635 gene encoding uncharacterized protein LOC109422635, with protein MEYFAKKSTKRVFHRHRNQPESADEVALPGELDVAEVIEDLESLIAELKFIVPTDQAKTHILDLWKKTIKIRNEHRIEETFLTFMNDFPVASAFSGMLLAYDYTTIYPKAFEFKDSWKDIQPKILDRYRDMFRFIKSDVVRALAVVRQKNPTRGSKRSREEDQNLRKMNPLHGVIQWINVR; from the exons ATGGAATACTTCGCTAAAAAGTCTACGAAAAGGGTATTCCACCGTCATCGCAACCAGCCGGAATCTGCAGACGAAGTAGCATTACCAGGGGAACTAGATGTAGCGGAAGTGATTGAAGATCTGGAAAGCTTG ATTGCGGAGTTGAAGTTCATTGTACCTACGGATCAAGCCAAAACCCATATCCTTGATCTTTGgaagaaaactattaaaattcgAAACGAACACAGGATTGAAGAAACGTTTTTGACGTTCATGAACGATTTTCCGGTTGCATCAGCATTCAGTGGCATGCTT CTTGCTTACGATTACACCACAATTTACCCTAAGGCATTCGAGTTCAAGGATTCGTGGAAAGACATACAACCAAAAATTTTGGATCGTTACCGTGACATGTTCCGTTTCATCAAAAGCGATGTAGTCAGGGCTCTGGCTGTCGTGCGGCAGAAAAACCCAACACGTGGATCAAAACGATCCAGAGAGGAAGATCAGAATCTGCGAAAGATGAATCCGCTCCATGGCGTAATCCAGTGGATTAATGTAAGATAA